The DNA region CACCGGAAACGGTGAAAAGACTGGCGGAAATGGAGAACATTATTGCATTAAAAGAAGCTGCCGGGGATATGGATCAGGTTTCCCAGCTTAAGAATGTTGTCCCTGAGGATTTCTTGATTTACAGCGGCGATGATTCCCTCACGTTACCTATGCTGGCCCTGGGCGCCCACGGGGTGGTGAGTGTCGCCGGCCACCTGGTAGGTAGGAGACTTAAAGACATGATTCTTGCTTTTAAGGAAGGAAAAGTAAAGACTGCCCAGTCCATTCATGCCGAGCTGTTTCCACTGATGCGAGCCATGTTCCTGACCACGAACCCGGTACCTGTCAAAACGGCGCTGAAACTCATGGGATATCCGGTGGGAGAAGTCAAGCTGCCGCTAGTGCCTTTAACGGAGCCGGAAGTCAGCAAGTTAAAAGCGGTATTGGGCCAGTATAATCTGTTGTCTTAGTGATGTCTGCACGATAGGGCTCGACGTCGAATGTCGAGCTTTTTATTTTAATGGGGAATTAACCATCCCGGGAGTGGCAACACTATGAATAAAGAAAAGTCGCAATTTGGTCGCAGGTGACGGAAGGGAGACCTTGAGATAACTTACAGTATCTAGTATAATTTAAATCGGAGGTCTGGTTCGGCATTATATTCCTTTAGCTGCTGACGAGTGCTTTAAGCACTTTGTTTTTTTGTGATCCAACAAATGGACCGGAAAGCGGGTTAAGTTTCTTGGCTGGTCGGAGAGCCAAATTTTCTTTTTTTGTACGGACGTCGCGGATTTTTACGGAGGTGTGTGTATGGCAGAAAGTGAACAAAAGGTGAGCATAATCCCCTTAGGCGGTCTGGGGGAAATTGGCAAGAACATGACCGTGGTGCGTTATCAGAATGCAATGATCGTGATTGACTGCGGCTTAAGCTTTCCGGAGGATGAAATGTTGGGGATCGATATGGTCATCCCGGATATCACCTATTTGCTGGAAAACAGGAAAATGATTAAAGCAATTTTGTTAACCCATGGCCACGAGGACCATATCGGCGCTTTACCATATGTGCTGCGGGAGTTGAACGTGCCGGTGTACGGCACCAAGCTGACCCTGGCACTTGTACAAGGCAAGTTAAAGGAATACGGCTTGCTAGGCAGTGTGAAACTGCAGCAAGTTAAGCCGAGGGACCAGATTCGGATCGGGCCTTTTCACGTGGAATTTATCAAAGTCAGCCACAGTATCCCGGATTCCGTCGGACTGGCGATCCACACGCCGGTAGGCACAATTGTACACACCGGGGATTTCAAATTTGATCAGACCCCGGTAGACGGGGAAGTGACCGATTTCGCCAAATTCGCCATGCTGGGGGAAAAAGGTGTCTTAGTACTGTTAAGTGACAGCACTAACGTGGAGAGACCGGGCTACACCTTGTCAGAGAAAAGCGTCGGCACCACCCTCATTGATATCTTTCACCAGTCCAGAGAAAGGATCATTGTGGCCAGTTTTGCTTCCAACATCCACCGCTTGCAGCAGATTATCTCCACGGCCCATCAATTCGGGCGAAAGGTAGCTGTGGCCGGCCGGAGCATGATCAATGTCATAAACATTGCTTCTGAGAACGGCTATCTCGATATCCCGAAGGATACGTTGATTGATTTGGATGAAGTGGGTAACCTGCCCAAAGAAAAGACGGTTATTTTGACGACAGGCAGCCAGGGAGAACCCATGTCTGCTTTGACGCGCATGGCCATGTCGGATCATCGCCGGGTGGAAATTATGAACGGTGATACAGTGGTTATCTCAGCCACACCCATTCCCGGCAATGAGAAAATGGTGGCCAGAACCGTCGACA from Clostridia bacterium includes:
- the dapA gene encoding 4-hydroxy-tetrahydrodipicolinate synthase, with the protein product MLKDFGQLLTAMVTPFDASGKVDLGAAKELALMLVDSGSDGVVVAGTTGESPVIPEEDKIRLFRAVKEAVGDRATVIANTGNYNTEESIALSLKAQEIGVDGVMLVVPYYNRPNQEGLYRHFEAIASSIELPVLLYNVPSRTGRNLAPETVKRLAEMENIIALKEAAGDMDQVSQLKNVVPEDFLIYSGDDSLTLPMLALGAHGVVSVAGHLVGRRLKDMILAFKEGKVKTAQSIHAELFPLMRAMFLTTNPVPVKTALKLMGYPVGEVKLPLVPLTEPEVSKLKAVLGQYNLLS
- a CDS encoding ribonuclease J produces the protein MAESEQKVSIIPLGGLGEIGKNMTVVRYQNAMIVIDCGLSFPEDEMLGIDMVIPDITYLLENRKMIKAILLTHGHEDHIGALPYVLRELNVPVYGTKLTLALVQGKLKEYGLLGSVKLQQVKPRDQIRIGPFHVEFIKVSHSIPDSVGLAIHTPVGTIVHTGDFKFDQTPVDGEVTDFAKFAMLGEKGVLVLLSDSTNVERPGYTLSEKSVGTTLIDIFHQSRERIIVASFASNIHRLQQIISTAHQFGRKVAVAGRSMINVINIASENGYLDIPKDTLIDLDEVGNLPKEKTVILTTGSQGEPMSALTRMAMSDHRRVEIMNGDTVVISATPIPGNEKMVARTVDNLFKQGADVIHERVSGIHVSGHASQEELKMMINLVKPKFFVPVHGEYRMLVKHARLARELGIPEENIFVAENGHVLEFTREKGTVAGRVTAGQILVDGLGVGDVGNIVLRDRKQLSQDGILIVVVTLSKDSGTVVAGPDIVSRGFVYVRESEELLEEAKEKVRGALDKCREKRITEWSAIKSNVRDTLGKFLYDKTRRRPMILPIIMEV